The Epilithonimonas zeae genome contains a region encoding:
- the lpdA gene encoding dihydrolipoyl dehydrogenase, whose amino-acid sequence MSQFDVTVIGSGPGGYVAAIRAAQLGFKTAIIEKYPTLGGTCLNVGCIPSKALLDSSEHFEKAKHEFADYGIIIDEPKVDLAKMIERKNGVVEQTTKGINFLMDKNKITVFEGLGSFESATQIKVTKNDGSSETIESKYTIIATGSKPSSLPFITLDKERVITSTEALNLKEIPKHLVVIGGGVIGLELGSVYLRLGSQVTVVEFMDKIIPGMDGALSKELQKVLRKQGMKFELSTAVSAVERNGDSVKVTAKNKKGEEVKFEGDYVLVSVGRRPYTDGLGLEKAGVELDERGRVKTNDHLQTNVSNIYAIGDVIKGAMLAHKAEEEGTLVAEILAGQKPHINYNLIPGVVYTWPEVAGVGKTEEQLKEEGVAYKVGSFPMRALGRSRASGDTDGFVKIIADEKTDEVLGFHMIGARAADLVAEGVMAMEFRASAEDIARSSHAHPTYAEAVKEAALDATGKRSIHM is encoded by the coding sequence ATGAGTCAATTTGATGTAACCGTTATCGGTTCTGGTCCTGGCGGATATGTTGCAGCAATCAGAGCTGCGCAATTAGGTTTCAAAACTGCAATTATTGAGAAATATCCTACCTTGGGCGGAACTTGTCTTAACGTGGGTTGTATCCCTTCCAAAGCTTTGCTGGACAGTTCTGAGCATTTCGAAAAAGCAAAACACGAGTTTGCAGATTACGGAATTATCATCGATGAGCCAAAAGTAGATTTGGCAAAAATGATTGAACGTAAAAATGGAGTAGTAGAACAAACGACAAAAGGAATCAATTTCCTAATGGATAAAAACAAAATCACAGTTTTTGAAGGTCTTGGAAGCTTCGAATCTGCTACACAAATTAAAGTAACTAAAAACGATGGTTCTTCTGAAACTATCGAATCAAAATATACAATTATCGCAACTGGTTCAAAACCATCATCTTTACCTTTCATCACTCTGGATAAAGAAAGAGTAATTACTTCTACAGAAGCTTTGAATTTGAAAGAAATTCCTAAGCATTTGGTTGTAATCGGTGGAGGAGTAATCGGTCTTGAATTGGGTTCTGTTTATTTGAGATTGGGTTCTCAGGTAACTGTGGTTGAGTTTATGGACAAGATCATCCCAGGAATGGATGGTGCGCTTTCCAAAGAATTGCAAAAAGTTCTTAGAAAACAAGGAATGAAATTCGAGCTTTCTACAGCGGTTTCTGCAGTGGAGAGAAATGGAGATTCTGTAAAAGTTACAGCCAAAAATAAAAAAGGTGAAGAAGTCAAATTCGAAGGTGATTATGTTTTGGTTTCTGTGGGAAGAAGACCTTACACAGACGGACTTGGATTAGAAAAAGCAGGAGTTGAATTGGACGAAAGAGGAAGAGTTAAAACCAACGACCATTTGCAAACTAATGTTTCTAACATCTACGCTATCGGTGATGTTATCAAAGGCGCAATGTTGGCGCACAAAGCGGAAGAAGAAGGAACTTTGGTAGCTGAAATTTTAGCTGGACAAAAACCTCACATCAACTATAACTTGATTCCAGGAGTAGTTTATACTTGGCCAGAAGTTGCCGGTGTTGGTAAGACAGAAGAGCAGCTAAAAGAAGAAGGTGTGGCTTATAAAGTAGGAAGTTTCCCAATGAGAGCTTTAGGAAGAAGCCGTGCAAGTGGTGATACAGACGGATTTGTAAAAATCATCGCTGACGAAAAAACTGACGAAGTTCTAGGTTTCCATATGATTGGGGCTAGAGCAGCAGATTTGGTTGCAGAAGGTGTGATGGCAATGGAGTTCCGTGCAAGTGCTGAAGATATCGCAAGAAGTTCTCACGCACACCCAACTTATGCAGAAGCTGTGAAAGAAGCTGCTTTGGATGCGACTGGAAAAAGGTCGATTCACATGTAA
- a CDS encoding polysaccharide deacetylase family protein gives MILLSFDIEEFDMPLEYSGEIPLKEQLAVSRKGLQNILRILKENNIKATFFSTVVFAENNQDLVKQLLSEGHELASHTWFHSDFEEKHLAESKQELEKLFNTKVVGLRMPRMSPVSEDAVSDAGYFYNSSINPTYLPGRYNNFRVSRKPFWQKRILQFPASVSTIFRVPLFWLSFHNFPLWIYKFLSKLSLSSTGFLNIYFHPWEFADISNPKYKLPNFTFKNTNEAMINRFDDFIKWAKKNNYQFFTTKEFLENWTQKNKN, from the coding sequence ATGATTTTACTAAGTTTTGATATAGAAGAATTTGATATGCCTTTAGAATATAGTGGGGAAATTCCTTTGAAAGAGCAATTGGCGGTTTCCAGAAAGGGTTTACAGAATATTCTCAGGATTTTGAAAGAAAATAATATCAAGGCTACTTTTTTTTCGACAGTTGTTTTTGCTGAAAATAATCAGGATTTGGTAAAACAATTACTTTCTGAAGGTCACGAATTGGCTTCTCATACGTGGTTTCATTCGGATTTTGAAGAGAAACATTTAGCAGAATCAAAACAAGAATTAGAAAAATTGTTTAATACAAAAGTAGTTGGTCTCAGAATGCCAAGAATGAGTCCGGTTTCGGAAGATGCAGTTTCTGATGCAGGCTATTTCTACAATTCATCCATTAATCCAACTTATCTGCCAGGACGATATAACAACTTCAGAGTTAGCAGAAAACCATTTTGGCAGAAGAGGATTTTGCAGTTTCCGGCATCGGTTTCTACAATATTTAGAGTTCCATTGTTTTGGCTGAGTTTTCATAACTTTCCGCTTTGGATTTATAAATTTCTGTCCAAATTATCATTAAGTTCCACAGGATTTTTGAACATCTATTTTCACCCTTGGGAATTTGCAGACATCTCAAATCCAAAATATAAATTGCCCAATTTTACTTTCAAAAATACGAATGAAGCAATGATAAATCGCTTTGATGATTTTATTAAATGGGCAAAGAAAAATAATTATCAATTCTTCACAACCAAAGAGTTTTTGGAAAATTGGACTCAAAAAAATAAGAATTAA
- a CDS encoding YggS family pyridoxal phosphate-dependent enzyme, translating to MSLEQNYQDILSQLPENVKLVTVSKTNPAEKIKEVYNLGQRAFGENKVQELLEKQPVLPSDIEWHLIGHLQTNKVKYIAGFIAMIESIDSEKLLKEVDKEALKNNRKINVLLQVKIAKEDTKFGLTVDQAKEIFNDYLNGNYPNIEIKGLMGMASFVDDETQIREEFSILKNLFDELSELKPLETLSMGMSGDFPIAIKSGSNSVRVGSAIFGERNY from the coding sequence ATGTCACTCGAACAAAACTATCAAGATATCCTTTCTCAACTTCCCGAAAATGTAAAACTAGTAACAGTTTCCAAAACCAATCCAGCTGAAAAAATTAAGGAGGTTTATAATTTGGGACAACGCGCTTTTGGAGAAAATAAAGTTCAGGAATTACTGGAAAAACAACCCGTTCTTCCCAGCGATATCGAATGGCATTTGATTGGGCATCTTCAAACCAACAAAGTGAAATACATTGCCGGTTTTATTGCAATGATAGAAAGTATTGACAGTGAAAAATTGTTGAAAGAAGTAGATAAGGAAGCTCTGAAAAACAATAGAAAAATCAACGTTCTGCTTCAGGTCAAAATCGCAAAAGAAGACACGAAATTTGGTTTGACAGTGGATCAGGCTAAAGAAATTTTCAATGATTATCTTAATGGAAATTATCCGAATATCGAAATCAAAGGGCTAATGGGAATGGCGAGCTTTGTGGATGATGAAACTCAAATTCGTGAAGAGTTTTCTATTCTGAAAAATCTTTTTGATGAATTATCTGAACTGAAACCTTTAGAAACTTTATCAATGGGAATGAGTGGTGATTTTCCAATTGCGATAAAATCTGGCTCAAATTCTGTAAGGGTTGGTTCTGCGATTTTTGGAGAAAGGAATTATTAG
- a CDS encoding porin family protein, translating to MKKIFGLLGLTMISLAYSQSFGVKGGANISTISQENGWGDKNSKVGFYAGLYMNAPVNALLSIQPELIYNNMGVKYENGNTSHTLNLNYVSMPIMFQFELIPKFYVEGGPQFGVLVGNKNKYESDSKTIIEKDKDAYNQLDLSGGVGLGFKFNNMAIGARYIIGFTDIKKNGSTSWNNSDKQLRNSGFQIGLQYGF from the coding sequence ATGAAGAAAATATTTGGGTTGTTGGGATTGACGATGATATCATTGGCTTACTCTCAATCATTTGGTGTAAAAGGAGGAGCGAACATCTCTACAATCAGTCAAGAAAATGGTTGGGGTGATAAAAATTCTAAGGTTGGTTTTTATGCGGGATTGTATATGAATGCACCAGTTAATGCTTTACTTAGTATTCAGCCAGAATTGATATATAACAATATGGGAGTGAAATATGAAAATGGAAATACTTCTCACACGCTGAATCTTAATTATGTATCAATGCCAATTATGTTTCAGTTTGAATTGATACCTAAGTTCTATGTCGAAGGTGGACCTCAGTTTGGTGTTTTGGTTGGTAATAAAAATAAATATGAGAGTGATAGCAAAACCATAATCGAGAAAGATAAAGATGCTTACAATCAATTGGATCTGAGTGGCGGAGTTGGATTAGGTTTTAAATTCAATAATATGGCAATTGGAGCCAGATATATTATTGGTTTTACTGATATTAAGAAAAATGGTTCTACAAGTTGGAATAATAGTGATAAACAGCTAAGGAATAGTGGATTCCAAATTGGATTGCAATACGGATTTTAA
- a CDS encoding zinc-dependent metalloprotease → MVKHLLTVTGILASILLSAQKNFWTPVQNASVLGKTISLKERTTTPKAYNLYKLDMKGIKSELAKAPARESINEDVVIKFPNASGKLVDYVVKEAPVMAKELSDKYPDIKSYVGYQKDNSGNTIRLSTSPFDGINVMYFDNWEVSYLDTYTDDLSTFIVYKRSDLPAYPEQFNCGFDQANFQTPPSVEPIALKAPIVKDGMLRKYRLALACTIEYAAFHVNRAGLSGGTLEQKKAAVLAAMNASMTRVNGVYEKTVSLTMVLVPNNDQIIFIDSDNYDNENSAANGYPLLGQNQTVCDNVIGTNNYDIGHVFSTASGGVASLQSPCNASRKAQGTTGTNSPINDAFNIDYVAHEMGHQFGGNHTFRANTGSCQGNANNGTAVEPGSGSTIMAYAGICGSTNNIQTRSDAYFHSVSVNEMYNFISRTTDCSVKTSNNNGVPTADAGADYTIPNGTAFVLTGSGTDPDGDDLTYLWEQTDFAALANNPQPPVATSTLGTAFRSFTPTTSPQRYFPTMSSIANNILTPKWEVIPNVARTLNFSLLVNDNKATGNQSARDLMKVTVTTTGPFKVTSQTLAANYNGGSTLPVTWDLAGTNVAPINTENVQILLSSDNGLTFPTVLAESVPNTGSADVILPNENNGNARIMVKAVNNIYFAVNSARFNINKVLAVNESAFDKGFAIYPNPTKGEVNISLSKVNKGASYQILDLSGKLVSNGSLENEKTQVNISSLKTGTYRIVISNNGETTSKNLIVK, encoded by the coding sequence ATGGTAAAACATTTATTAACTGTCACTGGTATCTTAGCATCTATTCTACTAAGTGCTCAAAAAAATTTTTGGACTCCAGTTCAAAATGCAAGTGTTCTTGGGAAAACAATCTCGCTCAAAGAAAGAACAACGACACCTAAGGCTTACAATCTCTACAAGCTGGACATGAAAGGAATTAAGTCTGAGTTGGCAAAAGCCCCTGCAAGAGAATCCATCAACGAAGATGTTGTCATCAAATTTCCAAATGCTAGTGGGAAATTAGTAGATTATGTTGTGAAGGAAGCTCCTGTAATGGCCAAGGAATTATCTGATAAATATCCTGACATCAAGTCTTATGTAGGTTATCAGAAAGATAACAGTGGTAATACAATTAGACTTAGCACATCTCCATTTGATGGAATCAATGTGATGTATTTTGATAATTGGGAAGTGAGTTATTTGGATACCTATACAGATGACCTGTCAACTTTTATCGTTTATAAAAGAAGTGATTTGCCTGCATATCCCGAGCAATTCAATTGTGGATTTGACCAAGCTAATTTCCAAACACCACCATCTGTAGAACCTATCGCCCTGAAAGCTCCAATAGTAAAAGACGGAATGCTAAGAAAATATCGCTTAGCATTAGCTTGTACTATAGAATATGCAGCTTTCCATGTAAATAGAGCAGGATTGTCTGGTGGTACTTTGGAACAGAAAAAAGCAGCAGTTTTAGCTGCGATGAATGCCTCTATGACCAGAGTAAATGGTGTTTATGAAAAAACTGTTTCCTTGACAATGGTATTAGTCCCAAATAATGACCAAATCATCTTTATCGATAGTGACAACTATGACAACGAAAACTCTGCGGCTAATGGTTACCCTCTATTAGGACAAAATCAAACGGTTTGTGATAATGTTATCGGTACAAACAATTATGACATTGGGCACGTTTTCAGTACGGCTTCTGGTGGTGTCGCTTCGCTTCAATCTCCTTGTAATGCTTCTAGGAAGGCACAAGGAACAACAGGTACAAATTCCCCAATCAATGATGCTTTCAACATAGATTATGTAGCGCACGAGATGGGTCATCAATTTGGTGGCAACCATACTTTCCGTGCCAATACAGGATCTTGCCAAGGCAATGCTAATAATGGTACAGCGGTGGAGCCAGGTAGTGGCAGCACGATTATGGCTTATGCGGGAATCTGCGGATCTACCAATAATATACAAACACGAAGCGATGCCTATTTTCATTCTGTAAGTGTTAATGAAATGTACAATTTCATCTCCAGAACTACAGATTGCTCCGTAAAAACATCAAATAATAATGGTGTTCCGACTGCTGATGCAGGTGCAGATTACACAATTCCTAATGGAACCGCATTTGTTCTGACAGGTTCTGGAACTGATCCTGATGGAGATGATTTAACTTATCTTTGGGAACAAACAGATTTTGCAGCGCTTGCCAACAACCCACAACCTCCCGTTGCTACTTCAACCCTAGGAACAGCCTTCAGATCATTTACACCTACAACTTCTCCACAAAGATATTTCCCAACAATGTCATCCATTGCCAACAATATTTTGACACCGAAATGGGAAGTAATACCAAATGTTGCAAGAACTCTGAATTTCTCTCTTTTGGTAAATGACAACAAAGCGACAGGAAATCAATCTGCAAGAGATTTGATGAAAGTAACTGTTACAACAACTGGTCCTTTCAAAGTGACTTCTCAGACATTAGCGGCCAACTATAATGGAGGTTCTACTCTGCCTGTAACCTGGGATCTTGCTGGAACCAACGTAGCCCCAATTAACACGGAGAATGTACAAATCTTACTTTCTTCTGATAATGGTTTAACTTTCCCGACCGTATTAGCGGAAAGTGTGCCTAATACAGGAAGCGCTGATGTAATTCTTCCAAATGAAAACAATGGAAATGCAAGGATTATGGTAAAAGCTGTAAACAATATATATTTCGCTGTAAACTCTGCCAGATTTAACATTAATAAAGTTCTAGCAGTTAACGAATCTGCTTTTGACAAAGGTTTTGCTATCTATCCAAACCCTACAAAAGGAGAAGTTAATATCTCTTTGAGTAAGGTAAACAAAGGAGCTAGTTATCAAATCTTAGATCTTTCCGGAAAATTAGTTTCTAATGGATCTTTGGAAAATGAAAAAACTCAGGTTAACATTTCTAGTTTGAAAACAGGAACTTACAGAATTGTAATTTCTAACAACGGAGAAACTACTAGCAAAAATCTTATTGTTAAATAA
- the aroB gene encoding 3-dehydroquinate synthase, which yields MIKELDQDFTSLNEYIDQIKPSKIFILVDENTHNHCLPILLPNLETEAHFEVIEIEAGEENKNIETATQLWEIFSEMEADRKSLLINLGGGVITDMGGFVASTYKRGFKFINIPTTLLSMCDASIGGKTGIDHQYLKNIIGTFALPEGIFFYPKFLETLKFEELRSGFAEMLKHGLIADAEHWKQLSSLDKITPESVSPFISRSMEIKNNVVSQDFKEENVRKTLNFGHTIGHAVESLFLKKGNLIPHGEAVALGIICETHLAFLCGLIDVEVSSVIISKIKRLFPYIDISEFKNAAIMGLMFNDKKNQDGNINFSLINGIGSCLFDQKLSPEQIILTLNFYKELNQN from the coding sequence ATGATAAAAGAGCTTGACCAAGATTTCACAAGTCTTAATGAATATATTGACCAAATCAAACCAAGTAAGATTTTTATTTTGGTGGATGAGAATACGCACAATCATTGTTTACCAATCTTACTCCCAAACCTAGAAACCGAAGCTCATTTTGAGGTTATCGAGATAGAAGCTGGCGAAGAGAATAAAAATATAGAAACGGCAACACAGCTCTGGGAAATCTTTTCAGAAATGGAAGCGGACAGAAAATCTCTTCTAATCAATCTTGGTGGAGGTGTGATAACAGATATGGGCGGTTTTGTGGCTTCAACTTATAAAAGAGGTTTCAAATTCATCAATATTCCTACAACTCTATTATCAATGTGTGATGCTTCTATTGGAGGTAAAACGGGAATAGATCATCAGTATCTGAAGAATATAATTGGAACATTTGCATTGCCGGAAGGTATTTTCTTTTATCCAAAATTCTTAGAAACTCTAAAATTTGAAGAACTAAGAAGTGGTTTTGCTGAAATGTTGAAACACGGATTAATCGCCGATGCTGAACATTGGAAACAATTAAGTTCTCTTGATAAAATAACGCCAGAATCTGTTTCTCCATTCATCAGCCGAAGTATGGAAATTAAAAATAATGTGGTTTCTCAAGATTTTAAAGAAGAGAATGTCAGAAAAACACTCAACTTTGGCCATACGATTGGTCATGCTGTGGAAAGTCTTTTCTTGAAAAAAGGCAATCTAATTCCTCACGGAGAAGCTGTAGCGCTTGGAATAATTTGCGAAACACATTTGGCTTTTCTTTGCGGATTGATTGATGTAGAAGTGTCATCAGTTATTATTAGTAAAATAAAAAGATTGTTTCCTTATATCGATATTTCAGAATTCAAGAATGCTGCTATTATGGGTTTGATGTTTAATGATAAAAAAAATCAGGACGGAAATATCAATTTTTCATTGATTAATGGAATTGGAAGTTGTCTTTTTGACCAAAAATTAAGTCCGGAACAAATTATTTTGACCCTAAATTTCTATAAAGAACTTAATCAGAATTGA
- a CDS encoding porin family protein, producing MKKLFLGLGLVAGTFAFAQTSPSFGLKAGLNISSISDDGYEDSKSKAGFYGGVFMNAPLSEQFSIQPEVLYSQMGAKVTGTNSYTIGGVTTTDKNSASLNLDYVTVPVMFQFHATPNFYLEAGPEFGFLVGAKAKGDTTRTITSGGSSSTSTESYSSRDIKDFYSGFNMGAGLGLGFNFTQNFGINARYVAGFTDINKKNNDEDGNTTLEQSGKNRNNTFQVGLSYKF from the coding sequence ATGAAAAAGTTATTTTTAGGATTAGGTTTAGTAGCGGGAACATTTGCATTTGCACAAACTAGTCCGTCGTTCGGTTTAAAAGCAGGTCTTAACATTTCATCAATCTCAGATGATGGCTATGAAGATTCAAAATCTAAAGCTGGGTTCTATGGAGGTGTTTTTATGAATGCACCCTTATCAGAACAATTCAGTATTCAACCAGAGGTTTTGTATAGCCAAATGGGAGCTAAAGTTACTGGAACCAATTCTTATACTATTGGAGGTGTAACTACTACGGATAAAAACTCTGCAAGTCTTAATTTAGATTATGTAACAGTTCCTGTAATGTTTCAATTTCATGCAACGCCTAATTTTTATTTAGAAGCTGGTCCTGAATTTGGATTCTTAGTTGGAGCTAAGGCTAAAGGTGATACAACTAGAACTATTACTTCTGGAGGCTCATCTTCTACAAGTACAGAGTCTTATTCTTCAAGAGATATTAAAGATTTTTATAGTGGATTCAATATGGGAGCAGGACTAGGTCTTGGTTTTAATTTCACTCAGAATTTTGGAATCAATGCAAGGTATGTTGCCGGATTTACTGATATCAACAAGAAAAACAACGACGAAGATGGTAATACTACATTAGAACAAAGTGGTAAAAACAGAAACAATACCTTCCAAGTTGGATTATCTTACAAATTCTAA
- a CDS encoding glycosyltransferase family 4 protein, with amino-acid sequence MKIAYDAKRIFSSWSGLGNYSRDLVRVLATYFPDNQYLLFNKKKSERGEAILKLPNVTFVQTTKGTLSRQLKTGIDAQNNNADIFHGLSGELPLRWNPKPIKKVVTIHDLIFERYPEYYTWIDRKIHFWKFKKASNSADKIIAISEQTKRDIIQFLKVNENKIEVVYQGCHASFKEKQSQGVLNQIKKKFNLPEKFILNVGTIEPRKNLLNIIKALKDSKIPLVVVGAKKPKYFKLIEKEIEKSKIEVQFLSGVSMEELAGIYKLAEIFIYPSFFEGFGIPVIEALFSETVVITSNTSCLPEAGGPDSVYVNPENVEDVRAKINFLWDNESERKRRAEKGLQFVQKFNDEVIAEEMMKIYKSLI; translated from the coding sequence ATGAAGATTGCCTACGACGCCAAACGTATTTTTTCCAGCTGGTCTGGCTTAGGAAATTATTCCCGCGATTTGGTTCGGGTTTTAGCAACGTATTTTCCAGATAATCAATATTTATTATTCAATAAAAAGAAGTCGGAGCGTGGCGAAGCGATATTGAAATTGCCCAATGTGACTTTCGTCCAAACAACTAAAGGCACGCTTTCCCGACAGCTTAAAACAGGAATCGATGCACAAAACAACAATGCAGACATTTTCCACGGTTTGTCCGGCGAATTGCCTTTGCGATGGAACCCGAAACCGATTAAAAAAGTCGTTACCATTCACGATTTGATTTTCGAAAGATATCCGGAATATTACACTTGGATTGACAGAAAAATTCATTTCTGGAAATTCAAAAAAGCTTCAAATTCTGCAGATAAAATTATTGCAATTTCGGAACAAACTAAGCGGGATATAATTCAGTTTCTTAAAGTTAACGAGAATAAAATTGAAGTGGTTTATCAAGGTTGTCACGCCAGTTTCAAAGAAAAACAATCACAGGGAGTTCTTAATCAAATCAAAAAAAAATTCAACCTTCCGGAAAAATTTATTTTGAATGTCGGGACGATTGAGCCAAGAAAAAATCTGTTGAATATTATAAAAGCTTTAAAGGATTCGAAAATTCCATTAGTAGTTGTCGGAGCCAAAAAGCCGAAATATTTTAAATTGATTGAAAAAGAAATTGAGAAAAGTAAAATCGAAGTTCAGTTCCTCTCAGGCGTTTCTATGGAAGAATTGGCTGGGATTTATAAACTTGCGGAAATCTTTATTTATCCCAGTTTTTTCGAGGGTTTCGGGATTCCTGTCATCGAAGCTTTATTTTCCGAAACCGTTGTCATTACCAGCAACACAAGTTGTTTGCCCGAAGCCGGCGGACCAGATTCTGTTTATGTGAATCCTGAAAATGTGGAGGATGTCCGCGCCAAAATCAATTTTCTTTGGGATAATGAATCTGAGAGAAAACGCCGTGCTGAAAAAGGTTTGCAGTTTGTTCAGAAATTTAATGATGAGGTTATTGCTGAGGAAATGATGAAGATTTATAAGAGTTTGATTTAA